In Alicyclobacillus macrosporangiidus CPP55, a single window of DNA contains:
- a CDS encoding deoxyribonuclease IV, which yields MPSNEDRILLGANVSVAKTGLLAAVEETLSYEANTYMIYTRSNRGGKARPITEFHRDEALALMAEHDIVDPVVHLSYLVNLASPKPETWDYGVMVLKEEIERVEYLGFRYIVMHPGSHVGEGEAYAIERIAEALNSILTGEEKLTICLETMAGDGSKVGNSLEQIAEIISRVKHQDKLGVCIDTCHNYSYGYDIVNDFDGFLHHFDEVLGLDRLKVAHINDSKTPFNSHKDRHANIGEGSIGLEALKRIVHHEVLRGIPQILETPGNKYKSEIDLLLDRTPTA from the coding sequence GTGCCATCCAATGAAGATCGAATTCTGCTCGGCGCCAACGTGTCCGTCGCAAAGACAGGGCTTTTGGCCGCCGTCGAGGAGACCCTGTCCTACGAGGCCAACACCTACATGATCTACACGCGCAGCAACCGGGGCGGAAAGGCCCGGCCCATCACCGAGTTCCACCGCGATGAAGCACTCGCCCTCATGGCCGAGCACGATATCGTCGATCCGGTCGTGCACCTGTCCTATCTGGTCAACCTGGCCAGCCCGAAGCCGGAGACCTGGGACTACGGCGTGATGGTGCTCAAGGAGGAGATTGAGCGCGTCGAGTATCTGGGCTTCCGGTACATCGTGATGCACCCCGGCAGCCATGTGGGGGAAGGAGAAGCGTACGCCATCGAGCGGATCGCAGAAGCCCTCAACAGCATTCTGACCGGCGAGGAGAAGCTGACCATCTGCCTCGAGACCATGGCGGGCGACGGATCGAAAGTGGGCAACTCACTCGAGCAGATCGCCGAGATCATCAGCCGCGTGAAGCATCAGGACAAGCTCGGCGTGTGCATCGACACCTGCCACAATTACAGCTACGGCTACGACATCGTCAACGACTTCGACGGGTTCCTGCACCACTTCGACGAGGTGCTGGGCTTGGACCGCCTCAAGGTGGCGCACATCAACGACTCCAAGACCCCGTTCAACTCCCATAAGGACCGGCACGCCAACATCGGCGAGGGGTCCATCGGCCTCGAGGCCCTCAAGCGCATCGTCCATCACGAGGTCTTGCGCGGGATCCCCCAGATCCTCGAGACACCGGGGAACAAGTACAAAAGCGAGATCGACCTTTTGCTCGACCGCACCCCCACGGCCTGA
- a CDS encoding site-specific DNA-methyltransferase translates to MPSLQFKGKSFVQNHHLTVPCHELIPVPAKSWTDETRLDDNLIIHGDNLVALKSLLPLYREQVKVVYIDPPYNTGTESWVYNDNVDAPMMRAWLGRVVDRDDLTRHDKWLCMMMPRLQLLRELLRPDGVIFVSIDANEIHHLRCLMDEVFGEENYRDTIVIRRGAKNVQAQFDTIGALSNGYESILVYSKSPEVRFHKVYEDLKEDRPGGWNHHWRGTDRPTMRYPLFGITPKTGQWRWQDSRSLAAIRNYERLVEDLRRRGWALTQENIDRWYLEWTERTGEPLDLLRLSESGMPEHYVPPARRKLLSNLWTDLKPNGHRQVAQLFGRRVFDNPKPVELVQRLIRFASDEPDILVLDAFAGTGTTAHAVLAMNREDGGRRRFILIEMEPYADTVTAERVRRVMRGVPDAKDEALRRGYGGSFSYYEIGRPMELEGLLSGACLPAYEELARYVFHTATGEVFRPEVLDRRRWFIGESRAYEVYLLYEPDVAALQSLAITPEFVQALGPPASPKRRLVFAPARLVEDEMLAACGVEFAQLPYDLFREGGGSA, encoded by the coding sequence ACCTGATCATCCACGGGGACAACCTGGTCGCCCTCAAGTCCCTCCTGCCTCTGTATCGGGAGCAGGTCAAGGTGGTGTACATCGATCCACCGTACAACACGGGCACCGAGTCCTGGGTGTACAACGACAACGTGGACGCGCCGATGATGCGCGCGTGGCTGGGGCGGGTGGTGGACCGGGACGATCTGACCCGCCATGACAAGTGGCTGTGCATGATGATGCCGAGGCTTCAGCTGCTCCGGGAGCTGCTGCGGCCCGACGGCGTGATCTTCGTCAGCATCGATGCGAACGAGATCCATCACCTGCGCTGCCTGATGGATGAGGTGTTCGGCGAGGAGAACTACCGAGATACCATCGTCATCCGGCGCGGGGCGAAGAATGTCCAGGCCCAGTTCGACACCATCGGCGCCTTGTCCAACGGTTACGAGTCCATCCTGGTCTACTCGAAAAGCCCCGAGGTTCGGTTTCACAAGGTCTACGAGGACCTGAAGGAGGACCGTCCTGGCGGTTGGAACCATCACTGGCGGGGGACGGACCGGCCGACGATGCGCTACCCGCTGTTCGGCATCACGCCAAAGACCGGTCAATGGCGGTGGCAGGATTCCAGGAGTCTGGCCGCCATCCGAAATTACGAACGTTTGGTGGAGGATCTCCGCCGCCGGGGATGGGCCCTGACGCAAGAGAACATCGACCGGTGGTACCTGGAGTGGACCGAGCGCACGGGGGAACCTCTCGACCTTCTGCGGCTGTCGGAGTCGGGGATGCCGGAGCACTACGTACCGCCCGCCAGGCGGAAGCTGTTGAGCAACCTGTGGACGGATCTGAAACCGAACGGGCATCGCCAGGTGGCGCAGCTGTTCGGGCGGCGGGTGTTCGACAACCCGAAGCCGGTCGAACTCGTCCAACGATTGATTCGATTCGCCTCGGACGAACCGGACATCTTGGTCCTGGACGCGTTTGCCGGGACCGGGACGACGGCCCACGCGGTCCTGGCGATGAATCGGGAGGACGGCGGGCGGCGCCGGTTCATCCTCATCGAGATGGAGCCCTACGCGGACACGGTCACCGCGGAGCGCGTCCGGCGCGTCATGCGGGGCGTGCCCGACGCAAAGGACGAGGCCCTGCGGCGCGGGTACGGCGGGTCGTTCTCCTACTACGAGATCGGGCGGCCGATGGAGCTCGAGGGGCTCTTGTCCGGAGCGTGCCTGCCCGCTTACGAAGAGCTCGCTCGGTACGTGTTCCACACGGCGACCGGGGAGGTGTTCCGGCCGGAAGTGCTCGACCGGCGGCGGTGGTTCATCGGCGAGAGCCGTGCCTACGAGGTGTACCTGCTTTACGAACCGGATGTGGCCGCCCTGCAGTCCTTGGCGATCACGCCGGAATTCGTGCAGGCGTTGGGCCCACCTGCCAGTCCGAAGCGGCGATTGGTGTTCGCTCCGGCCCGCCTGGTGGAGGATGAGATGCTCGCTGCCTGCGGGGTGGAGTTTGCGCAGCTGCCCTACGATCTGTTCCGGGAGGGCGGGGGATCGGCATGA
- a CDS encoding 3D domain-containing protein, giving the protein MTRSERAWLAGLLGILAAPVVAWAAVELPTTTVIDDRMPSFHFQPTEVYTVRPGDTLWTLSDRLGVPVAQLIADNEIVNPDMLQIGQKLVYHPPGWRDPVRSLLGLEVRRTPDPAPQTLSSRGSDPMQFLPKGTRVIYCTLTAYTAGFESTGKNPGDPLYGVTSTGKHVVQGETVAVDPRVIPYGTRVFIPGIGYRVAEDTGGAIAGHHIDIYYDDVQVARHFGVKYHVPVYILPNDQSNA; this is encoded by the coding sequence GTGACCCGAAGCGAACGCGCTTGGCTGGCGGGACTCCTGGGCATCCTGGCGGCGCCTGTGGTCGCTTGGGCGGCGGTCGAGCTGCCCACCACCACCGTGATCGACGACCGCATGCCGAGCTTTCACTTCCAGCCCACCGAGGTGTACACTGTGCGGCCGGGCGACACCCTGTGGACGCTGTCGGACCGCTTGGGGGTGCCCGTGGCCCAGCTGATCGCAGACAACGAGATCGTTAACCCGGACATGCTGCAGATCGGGCAAAAGCTCGTGTACCATCCCCCCGGCTGGCGCGATCCCGTGCGGTCCCTGCTCGGCCTGGAGGTGCGCCGCACCCCGGACCCGGCGCCGCAGACCCTCAGCTCGCGCGGCAGCGACCCGATGCAGTTTCTGCCCAAGGGCACGCGGGTCATCTACTGCACGCTGACCGCGTACACCGCCGGGTTTGAGTCGACCGGCAAGAATCCGGGCGATCCCTTGTACGGCGTGACTTCCACCGGCAAACACGTGGTCCAGGGCGAAACCGTCGCGGTCGATCCGCGCGTCATCCCGTACGGCACCCGCGTCTTCATCCCGGGCATCGGCTACCGCGTCGCCGAGGACACGGGCGGCGCCATCGCTGGCCACCACATCGACATCTATTACGACGACGTCCAGGTGGCCCGACACTTTGGCGTCAAATACCACGTCCCGGTGTACATCCTGCCGAACGACCAGAGCAACGCGTGA
- a CDS encoding DUF1697 domain-containing protein has protein sequence MTVYIALLRGVNVGGHNKIKMAELKRTFEWMGLDRVQTYIQSGNVLFESEEEDEDTLRRRLEREIGKVFGISTTVVLRTAREFERIVENCPFTKEELLEAEASSEGERLYVSLLLKAPSQEGIERLSAFKSERDEYRIQGREVYLIFRHGVRNSKLAVNLDKLDVPSTMRNWNTINKLAALAREMEA, from the coding sequence ATGACGGTTTACATTGCGTTGTTACGGGGCGTAAACGTAGGCGGACACAACAAGATCAAAATGGCCGAGTTGAAACGCACGTTTGAATGGATGGGATTGGACCGGGTTCAAACGTACATTCAAAGCGGCAATGTCCTGTTCGAATCGGAAGAAGAAGACGAGGACACGCTGCGCCGACGATTGGAGCGTGAGATCGGAAAGGTTTTCGGCATTTCAACTACGGTTGTCTTGAGAACGGCTCGGGAATTCGAACGGATTGTCGAAAATTGCCCGTTCACGAAAGAGGAACTGTTGGAAGCGGAAGCTTCGTCAGAAGGCGAGCGCCTCTATGTCTCTTTGTTGCTCAAGGCGCCTTCGCAGGAAGGAATCGAAAGGTTGAGCGCCTTCAAGAGTGAACGTGACGAATACCGGATCCAAGGCCGGGAGGTCTACCTGATATTCCGTCACGGCGTACGAAATTCCAAGCTTGCGGTCAATCTCGACAAGCTGGATGTACCGTCCACCATGCGCAACTGGAACACGATAAACAAACTTGCCGCGTTAGCAAGAGAAATGGAGGCTTGA
- a CDS encoding DEAD/DEAH box helicase — MMPLKDYQRRALTVVETYLHALREHRDRWADPDGARPAWDFTAEAWRAVSDAPLAARRTGAGDPLPSFCVQIPTGGGKTYLAVRIVDLVQRIYLRRRAGVVLWVVPTRQIYRQTLAALKDRAHPYRQFLELATGGRVRVVEKTDRFRPGDLADHLLVLMLMLPSANRRDRETLRLFQDTGGWDDFFPAEWDRTAHERLLARWRNLDYYGSAGDPRGIQVKTSLGNVLRMCSPLVILDEGQKAYSPGAQRTLRGFNPCMVVELSATPPRGSPVLVRIPGRALKEEEMVKLDLHVVNRDVARWQETLRESVAWRDRLEAAAERHRAETGRYIRPICLIQVERTGRDQRESGHIHADHVHWELVHTHRIPADQIAVKSSERDDIEGIDLLSPACPVRFIITKQALQEGWDCPFAYVLTLLANPASPTALTQLVGRILRQPYARKTGVRLLDESYVFCFRRDAAELARAIRDGLEREGLGDLTGRVRVSDRLREGDDGPAGGRGPRRHPRGGDASGAAAGGPVEVGPAELGSVARAAPEGPKACANVSMAALGQVRWGDFTLERIRNLRPHDSPREGAGSGAAEVNRLYLTRALQAEVPNPWVAWALVDRALHILRQECGWDEAALAANQGWIAEALAEAVGAERDDQLRAMSHGGRWKDPCSGDG, encoded by the coding sequence ATGATGCCGCTCAAGGACTACCAGCGCCGGGCACTCACGGTGGTGGAGACGTATCTGCATGCCCTGCGGGAACACCGCGACCGGTGGGCCGATCCGGACGGGGCGCGGCCGGCATGGGATTTCACCGCGGAGGCATGGCGAGCGGTATCCGATGCACCGCTCGCCGCCCGCCGCACCGGGGCGGGGGATCCGCTGCCGTCCTTCTGCGTCCAGATTCCCACCGGTGGGGGGAAAACCTACCTCGCGGTGCGGATCGTCGATCTGGTGCAGCGCATCTATCTCAGGCGCCGGGCGGGCGTGGTCCTGTGGGTGGTGCCGACCCGCCAGATCTATCGCCAGACCCTGGCGGCTTTGAAGGATCGGGCCCATCCGTACCGGCAGTTCCTCGAGCTCGCCACAGGGGGGCGGGTGCGGGTGGTGGAGAAGACGGACCGCTTTCGCCCGGGGGATCTGGCGGATCATCTGTTGGTGCTGATGTTGATGCTGCCTTCGGCCAACCGGCGGGATCGAGAGACCCTGCGCCTGTTCCAGGACACCGGCGGCTGGGACGACTTTTTCCCGGCGGAGTGGGATCGGACGGCTCACGAGCGGTTGCTCGCGCGCTGGCGGAACCTGGACTACTACGGTTCGGCGGGCGATCCGCGCGGCATTCAGGTGAAGACGTCGCTTGGCAACGTGCTGCGGATGTGCTCCCCCCTGGTGATCCTCGACGAGGGCCAGAAGGCGTACAGCCCCGGCGCGCAGCGCACCCTGCGGGGGTTCAATCCGTGCATGGTGGTGGAGCTGTCGGCCACCCCGCCGCGGGGCAGCCCGGTGCTGGTGCGGATCCCCGGGCGGGCGTTGAAAGAGGAAGAGATGGTCAAGCTCGACCTGCACGTCGTCAACCGGGACGTCGCCCGCTGGCAGGAGACGCTGCGGGAGAGCGTGGCGTGGCGCGATCGGCTGGAAGCGGCGGCGGAGCGGCACCGGGCGGAGACGGGCCGGTATATCCGTCCCATCTGCCTGATCCAGGTGGAGCGCACGGGGCGGGACCAGCGGGAATCGGGACACATCCACGCGGATCACGTCCACTGGGAATTGGTTCACACGCACCGGATTCCGGCCGACCAGATCGCCGTCAAGTCCAGCGAGCGGGACGACATCGAGGGCATCGACCTGCTGTCGCCAGCGTGCCCCGTCCGGTTCATCATCACGAAACAGGCCCTGCAGGAAGGATGGGACTGCCCGTTCGCCTACGTCCTGACGCTGCTGGCGAACCCGGCCTCGCCGACAGCGCTCACACAGCTGGTGGGCCGCATCCTCCGCCAGCCGTACGCGCGAAAGACGGGTGTCCGGTTGCTCGATGAGAGCTACGTCTTCTGCTTCCGCCGGGACGCGGCGGAGCTCGCCCGGGCGATCCGGGACGGACTGGAACGGGAGGGGCTGGGAGATCTGACCGGCCGCGTGCGGGTGTCGGACCGCTTGCGGGAAGGGGACGATGGGCCAGCGGGCGGGCGCGGGCCGAGGCGTCATCCCCGCGGCGGGGACGCCAGTGGCGCGGCCGCAGGTGGTCCTGTTGAAGTTGGCCCGGCTGAGCTTGGCTCCGTCGCGCGGGCAGCCCCAGAAGGCCCGAAGGCCTGTGCCAACGTGTCGATGGCCGCCCTGGGACAGGTTCGCTGGGGGGATTTCACGCTCGAGCGCATCCGGAACCTCAGGCCGCACGACTCGCCCCGCGAGGGCGCGGGATCGGGCGCCGCGGAGGTCAACCGGCTCTATCTCACGCGCGCGCTCCAGGCGGAGGTGCCCAACCCATGGGTGGCGTGGGCACTGGTGGACCGCGCGCTTCACATCCTGCGGCAGGAGTGCGGTTGGGACGAGGCCGCGTTGGCGGCGAATCAGGGATGGATCGCGGAGGCGTTGGCCGAGGCCGTCGGGGCGGAACGGGATGATCAACTGCGCGCGATGTCACACGGCGGGAGGTGGAAGGACCCATGCTCGGGGGATGGGTGA
- a CDS encoding TetR/AcrR family transcriptional regulator: MSITIESNVKDPERIRERRAQIVAAAVKLFTEKGFHRTTTREIARESGLSNGAVYEYVKSKEDILFLVCQHIHREMRAQLEASLSPAESGAAQLRQAIRAFYGVIERMQTDILLIYQESKSLPSPFLREVLREEQAITDIFEGLLRAGVADGSIAVSEREIPLLAHDIVVMGQMWAFRRWGLRDVPFTDFVEQQVAILMQACKARLEE; the protein is encoded by the coding sequence GTGTCCATTACGATTGAGAGCAACGTCAAGGATCCCGAGCGAATCCGCGAGCGGCGGGCGCAAATTGTCGCGGCGGCCGTGAAGCTGTTCACCGAGAAGGGCTTTCATCGGACGACGACGCGCGAGATCGCACGCGAGAGCGGCCTGTCCAACGGCGCCGTGTACGAGTATGTCAAGAGCAAGGAAGACATTCTGTTTCTCGTCTGCCAACACATCCACCGGGAGATGAGAGCGCAGTTGGAGGCGAGCCTCTCTCCCGCCGAGTCCGGGGCCGCGCAGCTGCGGCAGGCCATCCGGGCGTTTTACGGCGTGATCGAACGGATGCAGACGGACATCCTGCTCATCTACCAGGAGAGCAAATCCCTGCCGTCCCCGTTCCTGCGCGAGGTCCTTCGCGAGGAGCAGGCCATCACCGACATCTTCGAGGGGCTGTTGCGGGCCGGGGTTGCGGACGGGTCCATCGCCGTGTCGGAGCGGGAGATCCCGCTCTTGGCGCACGACATCGTGGTCATGGGCCAGATGTGGGCGTTTCGGCGCTGGGGGCTGCGCGACGTGCCGTTCACGGACTTCGTGGAGCAGCAGGTGGCGATTCTCATGCAGGCGTGCAAGGCCCGGTTGGAGGAATGA
- a CDS encoding penicillin acylase family protein, whose translation MNGLCAAGATLVLCDLAAFGAGPLPPLGAAFNPGTGVWTAAKDAVLPRDTSLRVPGLQQPVQVRFDPNGTAYIDAKTDHDLFLALGYLHAKNRLFQMDLMRRQGEGRLAEIVGAKALPSDELELQLGLLRTAQQEWNQMGAGDPARQALLAYTDGVNACIAEEKRNGTLPMMFKLLGYEPKPWTPVDTLVIQGDMTQTLDFTTTPLDYALLVQSLGYGRTMAWFPVLPPNAQNPYDPGPYRKDPPGPIEQPVPAVPAATMQGTSFQAAAGQGAAGKDVRGSSGQGGSALPAADTTAVLDVLERLRNLPPTAIHHGSNSNNWAVDGTKTASGKPMLAGDPHLSQTLPAIWYQVAARSPSYDFTGVSIPGTPVVLIGKNQHIAWSLTNVQNQATFFYQEKTDPSHPNQYFWKGAWRDMQKVEYDIPVKGGKPEHLTVQLTVHGPVMTTKGQTLSVDWIGALPSPDMQVLLGILRAQNFTQFRDALKDWHAPSQNFVYADDQGNIGLISAGYYPIIPKGDPWLPLPGTGESDIVGTIPFDDIPQVYNPPTHFVFSANQREVGPDYPYYIGTTLDFFDSGYRASRIADTLAKGDRMTMKDFEALQNDTHDLLAMRIVPKLLAALSGQKLSAAEQGAQRLLAAWDGNMSVDSAAASVWWTFWNHYLSDTFQPWWDAAHVPVDKDPDLKVGPELTSLNQDLEAWTLNDPDNPAFTAPGRAHRTAQDVMRQAFNEAVADLAKQLGGEPASWTWGKLHARQFPSLAQIPALGYGPRPSGGDRWTVDAASGGLVSKAGPSWRFIIDWGAGAEGVYPGGQSENPASAWYENEIPLWWDGRYLPVWDVEDAVTSGAGPSAGAGAGAAAGTGTGGAGTGGAGSAGPGIQATWRLSP comes from the coding sequence TTGAACGGATTGTGCGCGGCAGGGGCGACCTTGGTTCTGTGCGATCTCGCGGCGTTCGGGGCGGGTCCGCTCCCGCCCTTGGGGGCAGCGTTCAATCCCGGGACGGGCGTGTGGACGGCCGCGAAGGACGCAGTGTTGCCGCGGGACACGTCCCTGCGGGTACCCGGGCTGCAGCAGCCGGTGCAGGTGAGGTTTGATCCAAACGGGACGGCGTACATCGACGCGAAGACCGACCACGATCTGTTCCTCGCGCTCGGGTATCTGCACGCCAAGAACCGTCTGTTCCAGATGGACCTGATGCGCCGCCAGGGAGAGGGCCGGCTGGCGGAGATCGTCGGGGCGAAGGCGCTGCCGTCCGACGAGCTGGAGCTGCAACTGGGCCTGCTCCGGACCGCCCAGCAGGAATGGAATCAGATGGGGGCGGGGGATCCCGCGCGCCAAGCGCTCCTGGCGTACACCGACGGCGTCAACGCCTGTATCGCCGAGGAGAAGCGAAACGGCACCCTGCCCATGATGTTCAAGCTCCTCGGGTATGAACCGAAGCCCTGGACGCCGGTGGATACCCTCGTGATCCAGGGCGACATGACCCAGACGCTCGATTTCACCACGACGCCGCTGGACTACGCCCTCCTGGTGCAGTCGCTCGGGTACGGCCGCACGATGGCCTGGTTCCCGGTGCTGCCACCGAACGCGCAGAACCCGTATGATCCCGGCCCCTACCGCAAGGACCCGCCAGGCCCCATCGAGCAGCCGGTGCCTGCGGTGCCCGCGGCGACCATGCAGGGCACATCCTTCCAGGCAGCGGCCGGGCAGGGAGCGGCGGGGAAGGATGTACGGGGATCGTCCGGGCAGGGTGGATCGGCTCTGCCGGCCGCCGACACCACCGCCGTCCTCGACGTGCTGGAGCGGCTGCGGAATCTGCCTCCGACCGCGATTCACCACGGATCGAACAGCAACAACTGGGCGGTGGACGGGACGAAGACGGCGTCGGGAAAGCCGATGCTGGCGGGCGATCCGCACCTGAGCCAGACCTTGCCGGCCATCTGGTATCAGGTGGCGGCGCGATCGCCCTCGTACGACTTCACCGGCGTCAGCATCCCGGGGACGCCGGTGGTGTTGATCGGTAAGAATCAGCACATCGCATGGAGCTTGACCAACGTCCAGAATCAGGCCACGTTTTTCTACCAGGAGAAGACGGATCCCTCGCATCCCAACCAGTATTTCTGGAAGGGGGCGTGGCGGGACATGCAGAAGGTGGAATACGACATCCCGGTCAAGGGGGGAAAACCGGAGCATCTGACCGTCCAACTGACGGTGCATGGTCCGGTGATGACGACCAAGGGACAGACGCTGTCGGTGGACTGGATCGGCGCTTTGCCGTCACCGGACATGCAGGTCCTGCTGGGGATTCTCCGTGCGCAGAATTTCACCCAGTTCCGGGACGCCCTGAAAGACTGGCACGCTCCGTCGCAGAACTTCGTGTACGCGGACGACCAGGGCAACATCGGACTCATCTCGGCGGGCTACTATCCCATCATCCCCAAGGGCGATCCGTGGTTGCCCTTGCCGGGAACCGGGGAGTCGGACATCGTCGGGACCATCCCGTTCGACGACATCCCGCAGGTGTACAACCCGCCGACACACTTTGTCTTCTCGGCGAACCAGCGGGAGGTCGGGCCGGACTATCCGTACTACATCGGGACCACCCTCGACTTTTTCGACTCCGGGTATCGGGCGTCGCGGATTGCTGACACATTGGCCAAAGGCGACCGCATGACGATGAAGGATTTTGAGGCGCTGCAGAACGATACGCACGATCTGTTGGCGATGCGCATCGTGCCGAAACTTTTGGCCGCATTGTCCGGGCAGAAGCTGTCCGCGGCGGAGCAGGGGGCTCAGCGGCTGCTGGCGGCATGGGATGGAAACATGTCCGTCGATTCGGCCGCCGCGAGCGTGTGGTGGACATTCTGGAATCACTATCTGTCCGACACCTTCCAGCCTTGGTGGGACGCGGCCCATGTGCCGGTCGACAAAGACCCGGACCTGAAAGTCGGCCCGGAGCTCACGTCCCTCAACCAGGATCTGGAGGCGTGGACCTTGAACGACCCGGACAACCCGGCCTTTACGGCGCCCGGGCGAGCCCACCGGACGGCCCAGGACGTGATGCGCCAGGCGTTCAACGAGGCGGTGGCGGATCTAGCCAAGCAATTGGGCGGGGAGCCGGCAAGCTGGACGTGGGGCAAGCTCCACGCGCGGCAGTTCCCGTCGCTGGCCCAGATCCCGGCGCTGGGTTATGGGCCGCGCCCGAGTGGCGGCGACCGCTGGACCGTGGACGCTGCCAGCGGCGGGCTGGTGTCGAAGGCCGGTCCGAGCTGGCGGTTCATCATCGACTGGGGCGCTGGAGCGGAAGGGGTGTATCCGGGCGGCCAGAGTGAGAACCCGGCCTCGGCTTGGTACGAGAACGAGATCCCGCTGTGGTGGGACGGGCGGTATTTGCCGGTGTGGGACGTGGAGGATGCGGTGACGTCTGGCGCCGGACCAAGCGCCGGTGCCGGGGCTGGGGCCGCGGCAGGCACGGGCACTGGAGGCGCGGGCACTGGAGGCGCGGGAAGCGCGGGACCGGGGATCCAGGCGACGTGGCGGCTCAGCCCGTGA